From Terriglobales bacterium, the proteins below share one genomic window:
- a CDS encoding PaaI family thioesterase, with the protein MSTSPAVDLVALRDFVHAIPLFRTFHYRLDDLKPGEAVITAPYTPDHDGIFRSFHGGLLMTLADTAACVATLSRTGPQQVMTTTDMNIRFLAPCNSDATARARIIKFGRTMVPCHVDLYDAKGTHVALAQVVYMRLEKMPSR; encoded by the coding sequence ATGTCCACCTCTCCCGCCGTCGACCTCGTCGCGCTCCGCGACTTCGTCCACGCCATCCCGCTCTTCCGCACCTTCCACTACCGCCTCGACGATCTCAAGCCCGGCGAAGCCGTCATCACCGCGCCCTACACGCCCGACCACGACGGCATCTTCCGCTCCTTCCACGGCGGCCTGCTCATGACGCTGGCCGACACCGCCGCCTGCGTCGCCACGCTCTCGCGCACCGGCCCGCAGCAGGTCATGACCACCACCGACATGAACATCCGCTTCCTCGCGCCCTGCAACTCCGACGCCACCGCGCGCGCCCGCATCATCAAGTTCGGACGCACCATGGTCCCTTGCCACGTCGACCTCTACGACGCCAAGGGCACGCACGTCGCCCTCGCGCAGGTCGTCTACATGCGCCTCGAGAAGATGCCCTCGCGATGA
- the dinB gene encoding DNA polymerase IV produces MRTIFHVDMDAFFVSVEELFDPSLKGKAVVVGGKATERGVCAAASYEARKFGVHSAMPLRTAHKLCPHAIFVEGHPQRYREYSEKVRVVLDRFSPQVEMASIDEAYLDMTGTEKLHGPPLKAAHALHDDIQRSTGLNSSVGIGSSRLIAKISSEQAKPNGVLYVVPGCEREFLAPLDVRKIPGVGKVTEQHLHSLGIRTVADLQQLDADFLEERFGAWGLALAGKSIGEDAGSWFDSEVGGDDDPKSISHEHTYSVDTADSDQLESTIARLSEMVARRLREHHLHARTIGLKLRYSDFTTITRAHTLDQPTQLDPAIYGAALQLFRDHWRKGSAVRLLGVRVAQFERSQGQLDLLDQDRQEKWKQALSAVDHMRDRFGDHAVSLARGLKSAFRERTHEAMPERKKKE; encoded by the coding sequence ATGCGCACCATCTTCCACGTCGACATGGACGCCTTCTTCGTCTCCGTGGAAGAGCTCTTCGACCCCTCGCTGAAGGGCAAGGCCGTCGTCGTCGGCGGCAAGGCGACCGAGCGCGGCGTCTGCGCCGCCGCCAGCTACGAGGCCCGCAAGTTCGGCGTGCACTCCGCCATGCCCCTGCGCACCGCGCACAAGCTCTGCCCGCACGCCATCTTCGTCGAAGGTCACCCCCAGCGCTACCGCGAGTACTCCGAGAAAGTCCGCGTCGTGCTCGACCGCTTCTCACCCCAGGTCGAGATGGCCTCCATCGACGAGGCTTACCTCGACATGACCGGCACCGAGAAGCTCCACGGCCCGCCTCTCAAGGCCGCGCACGCGCTCCACGACGACATCCAGCGCTCCACCGGCCTCAACTCCTCGGTCGGCATCGGCAGCTCGCGGCTCATCGCCAAGATCTCCAGCGAGCAAGCCAAGCCCAACGGGGTGCTCTACGTCGTCCCCGGCTGCGAGCGCGAGTTCCTCGCGCCCCTCGACGTCCGCAAGATCCCCGGCGTCGGCAAGGTCACCGAGCAGCATCTGCACTCGCTCGGCATCCGCACCGTCGCCGACCTCCAGCAGCTCGACGCCGATTTCCTGGAAGAAAGATTCGGCGCCTGGGGACTCGCGCTCGCCGGCAAGTCCATCGGGGAAGACGCCGGCAGTTGGTTCGATTCCGAGGTCGGCGGCGACGACGACCCCAAGTCCATCTCGCACGAGCACACCTACTCGGTCGACACCGCCGACTCCGACCAGCTCGAGTCCACCATCGCGCGCCTCAGCGAGATGGTCGCACGCCGCCTGCGCGAGCACCATCTCCACGCCCGCACCATCGGCCTCAAGCTGCGCTACTCCGACTTCACCACCATCACGCGCGCGCACACCCTCGACCAGCCCACGCAGCTCGACCCTGCCATCTACGGCGCCGCCCTCCAGCTCTTCCGCGACCACTGGCGCAAGGGAAGCGCCGTGCGCCTGCTCGGCGTCCGCGTCGCGCAGTTCGAGCGCTCGCAGGGACAGCTCGACCTGCTGGATCAGGACAGGCAGGAAAAGTGGAAGCAGGCGCTCTCCGCCGTCGACCACATGCGCGACAGGTTCGGCGACCACGCCGTCTCGCTCGCCCGCGGCCTCAAGTCCGCCTTCCGCGAGCGCACCCACGAAGCCATGCCGGAGCGCAAGAAGAAGGAATGA
- the mscL gene encoding large conductance mechanosensitive channel protein MscL, whose protein sequence is MLKGFREFVLRGNVVELAVAVVIGAAFGAVVASFVADILTPLIAAIAGKPDFSALAWTVNGAQIAYGKFLNALIAFLMVAFAVYFFVVSPMNALEARRRRGEKPADPTTKQCPECVSEIPIAARRCAHCAQPV, encoded by the coding sequence ATGCTGAAGGGATTCCGGGAATTCGTGCTGCGCGGCAACGTGGTGGAACTGGCGGTGGCGGTGGTGATCGGGGCGGCGTTCGGGGCGGTGGTGGCGTCGTTCGTGGCCGACATCCTGACGCCGCTGATCGCGGCGATCGCGGGCAAGCCGGATTTTTCGGCGCTGGCGTGGACGGTGAACGGAGCGCAGATCGCGTACGGGAAGTTCCTGAACGCGCTGATCGCGTTCCTGATGGTGGCGTTCGCGGTGTACTTCTTCGTGGTGTCGCCGATGAACGCGCTGGAGGCGCGGCGGCGGCGGGGCGAGAAACCGGCGGACCCGACGACCAAGCAGTGCCCGGAGTGCGTGAGCGAGATCCCGATCGCGGCGCGGCGGTGCGCGCACTGCGCGCAGCCGGTGTAG